The nucleotide sequence GCCTTGTACACAGCTTGATTACTAGTGAGTATTGCAACTCCTTGATCAATATTTCCTATATTCACATTTCCATTCTCGATCCCTTTGTCATCGCCATTCACATGAAAGGCATCTAGAGTAAAAGCAACGCGATCACCTTTGATTTGATGAATCACGATCGTGGATTCGTCGTATTTCGTTGAATCCGCATTTATAAAATTACCGACAAAGCTTTCAACGTCGACTGGTTTGACTAAACTATATACTTGCTTCATAGTTATTGTACGATCTGTGATAGCATCCAAGACACGTTCTTCCAAGACGAGATCTTCGACAAAGCCACCCCACGAATCATTTTTGAATATAAACACATCTGAGAACGGATTCACCCCGTCTTGACCGACGCCAGTAATGAAATTGGCAATAACAACAATATCCGTATAACCACTCTTTAAGCTTTCCGGATCGATGTCCTTAAAGGCGATCGCTTCGAAAGAACTGAACATCGGATGACTGTCACCGCGTTCAGGAGTCAGCACAATTTGTTTATCTTCACCCCTCAGCACTAACACTACTGGAAATTCCTCTTCGAGGCCATACCGTGTAAGAGGAGTCACCGTTAGTTCCCCGATTTCCTCGAACTGCTGGGTAAACACATGTTCCTTCTCAACTTGGTAACCCTGCTCAATCAAACGCGCTAGCTCCGTCTGTACAGGCGGCGTTGCTTCGGAGGATGTTTCTGGCAATTGCTCGGGTAGATCAGTCGCTACAGACTCGGTTTCCTGATTGTTCGCTGATTCTGAAGGTTGTATCGCTTTAGTCGCATCGGATGCAACATTGCTCGAAGCACAACCACTTAATACCATAATCATTAGGATCATTATGTACATTTTTCGCATCTCATTACCCGCTTCCATATCAATTGCTGACATTGTAATAGACGACAGTGAACATGCTTTAGTTTCAAAAAAAAAGCCAACTCCTGAAACTTACAGGAATCAGCTTGATTGCGTCAATAAGCTTCAACTTCTGAAATTTGAGCAGCAGGCCATGCTGTATTCGTTACGACAGTCAATCGTACGAATCGTGTATGGGTTTCACCAAGTTCGATGACGACCTCGTTTGCCTTTTTCGGGTCGAAGGTGTACGCCTTAGATGGGATTAAAGTACGGAATGTGTTCCCATCAGCGCTGACCAGCACTTCGATCTCTTGGTCTCGCGCTTCCCAAGCGTCCTGTGGTGGTAGCTTGAGTATGAGCTTGCTAATCGTCTTTTCGGCTCCTAAATCCAGCGTGAGAGATTGCGGGAATTTTTGAGATGTGCTTTCCCAGTAGGTATATGGGTCGCCATCAACCGCGAATTCAGGTGCAAACGGTTCAGCGGTCATCGAGGTTGCGAAAACCTTTTGTCCGACTGCGACGTTCATTTGAACTTTCACTTTCTCGAACGTTTCTTTAACTTGAATTGCAGCCTCGGAACTTGTTAGCTCTACATATGCAACTTTTTGATCTTTGATGAGAGCAATATAGTCAAATTCCACAAATCCCGCTTGCTCTTTCACAGCCAAATCGGCAATCTTCTTACCGTTCGCTTGATAAGCTGTCGCAATTGCATGCGGCCATCCCGCACCTTGCTCGATGCGAAGTGTTGTATCAGCACCAATCGGTTGATAAATTACGATTTTGTCCTTATTTCTCACTTGTACGATATGATGCTCACCTTCATCTAATTCAAGCCCATTCAATCTCGAGTAGCTTCCTGCCCGACGATTCGCTTCAGCTACAATGACCTCGTATCCGCCAGGAGCAAGTGTTGTATTTCCATCTACGTTATAGGTTTGTTGTTTATCCCAGTTCGCTGTTACGACCGCTTTACCGAAATTTGTGCGTGTCACCGTTGGTGTCACTTGTTCGTAGCTCTGTACGAGAGCATCGACATACGAGGACAGAATATATTTCTGATAAATCCCAGTCAGGTCGATCCATGGATTTGAAACACCGTTAAACAAGTCCGTGCTTAAGTTATAGCCCATCGCCAAGTTCCAACGCAACATATCGGGATCATCTGTCATCGTCTCAGCAGCCAAATCATGATGAAATAACATCACTTTATCACGAAGGAGCATACTAGCCATTGGATAATACTCTGTGTACATAGCTGTGTTTTTCCGATAACCAAGCGTATCCCACAAGTAGGTTGAGCCCATGAAGCCAACAGCATCGTTTGCGAGTACGTCCGTTCCATCCTCCATATACATCGGGTATGTTAGCGCTTTGAAGTAATTTCTAACTCCTTGAAAATAGGCTGAGGAAGGATCAGTCCCCTCAGGAATACTCTCGTTAAATACGTACGGAGAATTTCGAATGCCCCACTGATCCTCGAAAATACCGTTAAAGCCCGCTTCCTGAATCAACTTCTGATGTTCTATAGCTGTCCGTTCCGCGAAGAATGGGTGCCCCGTATTTACAACAAAGCCACTATGCCTGCCGTAGTCTTCCTGCATCATCGCCCCATTATCCTTGCGAACAATTAAGTCTTCCATCGTCGTTCCACTAGGCAATTTCGCTAATGTAGGAGAATGGTTGCCCCACCATGACATGTTCGTATAGGGAATGACTAGATTGCCTTTATCTTTCGCTCCCTTTACGAATGCTTTGAAAGCAGGCTCGCCTCCCCATTGCGCATCAGGCGGGTAAAAATCTGGGTAATTCTCGTCATGTCCGCCTTTTTGAAAGCCAACGAGATGCAAAACGCCCTCGTAATTCAGTTTGTTAACATAATTGTTCGTAAGATTGCTCCAGCTGCCGTCCTTAATCGCTGAAATATCAAGCTTGTAAAAGGGAGATTGATAATACTGCTCTTTCTGCTCACCCAGCTTATCGGACAAAGCTCGATACTCATCTATTTTGGAAAGCTCTCGGAAGCTAGCGATCGTAGACTCATACCCACCTAGCTCTAGTACAACGGAAGGACTGGTCCATTTCATTTGTGGGTTAATCCACGTTTTGTAATTGTGAACGATGCCTGTCTTGCCGGAATCATCGACCTGGTTTTTGAAGCCGAGATCGACGGTTGCGACTACGTCATCGTGCAAATCATATAGGGCCAAATCTCCGCCTGACGTTCTCAGTCCTACATATGGAGCGAACATCACACCCGGATATTGATCCTGGTAGGAATTGCTTTCCTTGAAAAAGGCATCTTTCAGCTTAGCTCCAGGAAGCATAGGTAGTAACGCATCCTGTACAACATTCGATTGTACCTTTAACTCGTTTGGAAACCGGAACGACTTAATAGGCTGGTTCGATTGATTATCTACCTCAGCAGTGAAGTAAATGCGACTATCTTCGGAAAAACGGACTTTAACGTCGACTCCAACAACTCCACCATAGTGGAAGCTTAATTGCCCTTTCTGCCTGCTCCAATCATAGCTGAATTCGGCTGCCTGCTTTCCATTCAGCGACTTGTCGTCCTGCAGAAATGCCCACCACAACGTATTTTCCCGGTTACCTAGCGTTACATTCTCACCTGTTGATGCATTGTTCAAATAGGCGATTGCTCCATTGTCTTCATAAAAGGCGATTTCGTAATTGGAATGCTTCACAATTATTAAACCGTTATCTTTCGTAAAACTCGCTACACTTTTGAATGGTGCATAGATTAGTAATAATGCCACCCCCAGCAGGACAACGATAAATCCGCTTACAATCCAAGTCACTTTGGATTGCATCTTCGGTTTAATCACACACTTCTCTCCCTCTATTGAATTTGTAATTCGAAGGAATGCTGCGCCTTGATTGAACAAAGGGTTGCCCCCTTGCAAACCTTCGTTTGCATAGGCAACCCTTTGTGATATGACTATAGTTTGATTTGATCGAAGAATTTCTCTTGAACTGTTTTAGCTGCTGCATCAAGTTGTGCCTTTAAATCAACATCTTTTTTCGAGAATACTTCTTGAATGACGTTCGTCATTGCAGCGTAGTAGTCTTGAGTATTGAATTGTGCTTCTGGCTTACCATCCAGCAGCCCCATCAGTTCGTTGCTGTATTGATATACGTTGTCATACTTGTCATAAACCGCTTTTACCTTCGCACCATATTCGGAATCTTGTTTAAAGTATTGAATGACTGGCGGTACGAAAAATTTGTTATCTGTTTTAAATGCACTAATGTTTGTTTCAAGCGACGCAAGACCTGCATCTGAGAAATAATCAAACACAGCATATTGGAACGCCATTTGTTGCTCTTCTGGAGATGCGTTAGGATTGATTACCAAGAAGTCTCCACCGAGTACACCAGTATGCTTACCACCTGCTGATGCTGCAGGCATTGGATAAACGACGAGATCCTCAAGCCCCATTCCGCCTTGATTCAAGCCTTGATCGAGCGGACCATCAGGACCTGCGATAACCATTGCTGTTCTGCCCTGTGCGAAAGCACCTACCGCATCACCCCAACCAAGTGCCCAGTCTGCAGGAATTACGCTTGCATCCTTCAGACTTTGATAGAATTGTAACGCTTTCAACCCTGCTTCAGAGTTGAACGTTGCAGTAACCTTTCCACCTTCATCACTTTGAATTTCTCCACCTGCTTCGAACAAGAAGTTAGTCCAGTTCCAGCCTGCTTCGTTACCTTTACCCATCGGAGCAATACCTGAAATCCCTTTAGCTGGATCAGCTACTGCTTTCGCTGTAGTCAGAACGTCATCCCATGTCCAATCTAACGGAGGTACTGTTACACCTTTGTCTTTCAGCATCTTTGTGTTGACAACAGTGCCAACGACATATCCTTGCTGAGGAATCGCATAGATTTTGCCGCCAATGTTGAATTGATTGAGCAAGATAGGGTTTAATTGATCTTTTTTATCATAGCTGTCGAACAGTGCTGTAATGTCAGCAGCCCAACCCTTTTCTGCTAGAAACTTTCCTTCAGTTGCATAGGTGTTAAACAACGTTGGTGCTTCATTAGCACCCATTTTGATTCCGATCTCATTGGGATTGTATTGCCAATCGCTCTTGACGATTTCTACGTTCGGATATACTGCATTAAAGCGTTTGATCTTATCATCTTCAATCGCGCGCTTTTCCGTTTGGTCCGGCGTTGGATAGTAAATACTAATCGTCGCTTTAATTTGCGTTGGGTCAACTACAGGATCAGGATTCGACGCCGAGGATGAATCCGCAGGCTTTGATGATGCTGGTTGTGAAGCGGTAGGTGTATTGTTGCTCTTTCCTCCGCAGGCAGCCAAAACGAGACTGAATGCTACTAGACAAGCAATGATGATTGATAATTTACGCATTGTTCATAATCCCCTTTTCTCCATTTAATTGGCTTACACGCTAATCATAATAGGTGCATAATCGCTTAGGCGATGTGTATTCCTATTCCATTCATGTGCAAATTTACGCATGACTTCATTCGTAATTATCCTTTAACGCCACCCATATAAAGTCCACGAACAATATATTTTTGGAAGAACAAAAATACGATTACTGGAGGGAAGGTGATCATTGTTAAAATGGCAAAACGTAAGTTCAAATCTAACCTTCGCGCATTAAAAACATACTTATAGATCGCCGTTGCTAATGGATATCGATCATTACTGGATAAAATTAACGATGGCCAATACCAATCATTCCATGCCGTTGAAAACACGAATATGGCAAGTGTTGCAAAGATCGGAATCGAAAGCGGGAAAGCAATTTGTAAAAATAGTCTTAACTCCGAAGCGCCATCGATTCTCCCCGATTCGAACATCTCCATATTGATGCCATCGAAGAATGTCTTGAGCAGCAATAGAAAGAATGCATTGGCTCCTGCTGGCAGCCATAGCGCAAAAAACGAATTCATCAATCCAAGATCGCGCAAGTTTAAAAAGTTTGGAATGATATACGTTGTCGGGGGAATGAACAATGTAAATAAAAAGAAATATTGGATGACATTTTTGTACGGTACATTCAGTCGCGATAGACTGAACGATGCGAATCCGACAACAAATACAGTCATAACCATATTACCTGCAAAGATGAATAGTGTATTCCTTGCAAACATAGGCAAGTCGATATAACTCCAAGCCTTCTTGTAGTTTTCAAAGTGGAACTCTGTTGGGACAAAGGTCGGCGGGAAAGCGTTAACCTCTGTATTCAGCTTTAGCCCATTGAATAAAATAACGAACATGGGATACAGCATCGTGCACACCATTAACAGTACGCACAGCAGCATGAGGTAATAAACAATTCTTTTGCTCGGTACCTTCAAGTCGTAATTCGATACAATACCTCTCTCATGTGTTTTCACTGCTTATGCCCCCTCTTTGTTAGACATGCGGTATTGAATGACCGCTAATATTCCTAACACCAAGAACATAAGCACACCAAGCGCTGAAGCTGTACCATAATCTTGACGAGTAAACGCGTATCGAACGACTAACAAAGCGTATGTTAGCGTAGCGTTGTTCGGACCGCCTTCTAGCAGCGCATATTGCGTTTGGAAATTTTGTGAAGTTGCAATCAATTGCAACAAAAATAAAAGAATAATTTGATTTTTAATAGCCGGTAGCGTAACATAGCGAATTCTTTTCCATACCCCCGCACCATCAATTTCAGCAGCTTCATACCAATCGCGTGGCACGCTCATGACTGCGGCAAGATAGATTAGCAGTGCGGATCCAAAACTTTGCCAAGTTTCCATAATAACGATCGAGATCATTGACCAAGCTTTATCAGGTAAAAATAAGATTGCGTCGAAGCCTAACTTCGTAATGATGCCATTGATCGGACCGACTGGATCGTAGAGCCATCTCCACAGTCCATACAATACGACAAAAGGTACAACATAAGGCAAGTAAGCTGCAATTCTTGCAAAGCCTTGGAATCTTCTCATCTCTGAGATGGCGATGGCGAAAAAAACCGGGACCCAAAAACCAATTAGTAGCCCTAATGCCATGTAATAAAGCGTGTTCTTAATTGCGATGATTACTTCTGGATCTTTAAAGATTCGCTCGTAGTTGTCCCAGCCAACAAAAGCATTCCCCTTCACAAAGTCGATGTGAAATAAGCTGAAATAAATCCCTTTGCTGATCGGCATCCATAAGAAGACAAAGAATACAATGGCTGCTGGCAATAGGAATAAGTACCCCCATAGATGCTTTTTCCATTTTGCGGGAGGTCTCTTGGATGGGGTGTCCAAGGAACTTGCTGGTATGGTAGCTGTTTGACTCATTGGGTCTCCCTCTCCTCTAATCTACTAATAAACTCTATTGTAGAAAAAGAAAAGTAAAGTGAACATGTGTGTATCTATGGGGATCATGGGCGATCCTACTTCTTCATCTCACTCGGACTTATCCCGAAATATTTTTTGAAAATTTTGCTGAAATGCTCAGGTGATTCATATCCAACTTTTTCTGAAATCTCATATCTCCGCAAATCCGACTTTAATATTAAACGCTTACTCTCTTCCATACGCAATTTAATGACATACTCCCATAAATTAATTCCTGTATTTTTCTTGAACAAGTAGCTTAAGTAGTTCGGACTCACATGATTTTTTTGTGCGATTTCATTTAATGTCAAGCCTTTCTGTGCATAGTTCGCATTAATAAATTGCTGTGCTTGTTCCACGATTAAATTGTTCTGAGTTGCAATATCTTCCTCTGACGGATCCTCTGTGATTAGCTCCCACTTGAAGTCTCCAAAGTAGAACACATGATGATCCGTATGCTCACGATTCCATACGATTGCTTTATCCACTTGATTGTTCAACTCTGGTATAAACTCGCGCCCTTTTAATATTTGACTGATGCCAACAACGCTTTGTAAGCCTAAAAACTTTACGATATTGAAATGCAAGCTGCGGCCCACCATTTCAAGCTGATTCATTTTATCGACACTTGAATCGCCGTATTCGGCTTCTTCCCACTGAATGATAATGCTAATATCTCTATCCGAGGAGTAGAACGAATAATGCTTCCATTCCTTATCGAGCAGCTCATTCACAATGTTCAGCATCGCATATTGCAGCAGCTGTACATCCTTCTCATCGCGGATTGCTGATTTATTGCTAGCATCCAAGTCCATACGAATTTTGATCATCGCATAATAAGGACCCTTCAGCTCGATTCCATTTTGCTGTTCTAGCAATAATGCCTCAGCTGTTGTTTCGATACGCCCCTGTTGCACAAGCTGGTTCAAGATGTTCGCTCGTGTAGGCTGTGGCTGCTCCATGTGGAAATGCTCTCTTAAATCGGAGATCAATTCAGAATGATCCTGTACAGGTCGATCCATATTCAGTAGCACATTTCGAACAGAGTGAAGCAACTGATCGCTATTAAGCGGTTTGATCAAGTAGTCACGTGCTCCAAGCCGAATCGCGAGCTGAGCGTATTGAAATGTTTCATGCGCTGAAATTACGATGACCTGTACCCAAGGCTTAAATATTTTTGCCTGCTGCATCAATTCAATGCCGCTCATCGCTCCCATTTGAATATCGGTGATCAACAGATCGATATTTTCAATCTTCAAATAATCCAAAGCTTCATACCCATTATGTGCGGTATACACATGCTGAATATTAAGTCCGGACACTTCGAGTAAGCTAGCAAGACCACGACAAATCAATGGCTCATCATCGACAATTAGTATGTTATACATGATTATCCCCTCACTCATTTCAATAGTTAAGTTTCCTCTGTGTTAGTTCGCATAGGCAGTTGCACTTTTACTATCGTTCCCTCTGGCTCTCGTGCAAAGTATTGTAAACCGAAGTCTTCGCCAAAATGAAGCTTGATGCGCTTGTTTACATTTTTAATACCATAACCGGAGGAATAATCTGATGACGGTTGAACGATCATTTGATTGATCGCTTGATGATCTGTAACCTTGTAGCCATTGTCTTCAACTGTAATAACTACATGTGTTTTGTCTGAATATGCGGTGACAACAATTTCTCCGTCCTCACCCATATTGATAACTCCATGTATAATCGCATTTTCAATAAGTGGCTGCAGTGTAATCTTTGGAATCAATTGGTTGACGACTTCATCATCAATATTCCATCGTATTGTGAAGCCATATTCGTAACGTTTCTGCTGAAGACTAGTGTACGCTTTGGCGTGCTCGAGCTCCTCTGCAATTGTTATCAGTTCTCTCCCTCTGCTTAAGCTAATCCGCATTAGCTTCGATAGCTCTTTAATCATCTCTGCAGAACCCGTATTTCCCTCCAAAGTGCTCTTCCAATAAATACTTTCAAGCGTGTTGTATAGAAGATGTGGATTAATCTGCTCATAGAGCAGCTGCAGCTGTGATTCCTTCTGTTTAATTTCCATCACATATTGCTCATTAATCATCGTGTTGATCCGGTTCGCCATGTTATGAACGGAGAAGATCAGAACGCCTACCTCGTCGTTTCTTTCTTTGGTTGGGATTTTCGACAATGGTTTCCCTGGCTCATGGGAACGCGCGAACATCGCAAGCTTGCGAAGCGGATTCATGAGCGATCTCCAGAAATAGATCATGACAACGAGGGCAATGATCGAATAGACGATCGAGATGAGCTGGATGACCTGCTTAAGCTCACTTTGCTGCTGCAACAAAGCTTTGGTAGGAATTCTATATACCAGCTTCTGATTCAATGCGTATTTCGTATGAACGACGTAAATGTACCCATCTGTTACCCGATTGTAGGTTTCCTCCAACGTTTGGTCGGCAGATAGATTCAGTGGAAAAGACAAGAAGCTACCCTGCTCGTCCGTTGTCGATACGAGAATCCGATTCGACCAGTCTGTTAAATACAATTGTCCACCTTCCGGCAGTGACACGGTTCTAAACGACTCTTCGATTTTAACGTCTAGCTTTGTAGCTACGAGCACACCTACAACGCTTTTTCCATTCGAAATGCTGTTCACAGCTCTAAGATATGCAAGTGTCTTCTGATCACCCTTGGGACCGAAATTATCGATGAGAGCAAGGACGCCTTTCCCATTGGCCTTCAATGCTTGCTCAAGCCACGGGGTATTTGTTGGGTCTGAATAGAAAAAAACGGACGATCCATTAATTTTACGATTAATATCTGGGATGGACGGGGCGAACGTACTACTATCTGAAGGGTCATAGACGAACAGAAAAAAATAGACGGCTTCCCCCCCATTCAAACCTACCGTATTGTTGCCAAGTAGTGTGCTCATATCGCTATATTTCAAAACCCGATCGTATTCGTTCTCCATTTCGTTGTAAATCATGCTTTGGGTTAACGAGTTTTGAATAATCGTCGTCATAATACGACTAACCGTATCAATGTCCCTATTAATCAAAAAGTGATTTTGCTTATTGAGCTCTTCGTATGCACTTGTGACATGCTCCTTCAAAATTTGCTCAGCCTTCGTATTCGCATACCAATTCAACAAGAACACTGGACTAACTAAAATAAAAAGTAGAAGGAATAGCTGCTGTCTGACATTCATTCTCGTCAGAGGATTTTTCAACTTTGTATACACTGTGATTCCTCCAACTTTGCGACTTATTCGATCACTCTTCTCATACTCTATTATGCATCCGAATTCATTAATATGGCTTAATGGACTTCAAATCTCGTATTTGTTCACCTAGTTCTCGTGGAATAACACATTATTTGTTTTATTTTTATTTCGACATTTGTTGCCATACTCCTCGTTGGTATAATTTCATACAACCATACAACGTTGGGGCTGTCTCATAAGTGGAAAACTTATGGACAGTTTCATTAATTCTATCGATTATGGTTTTTAGGGATGTATCTTCTTACGGTGCTTTTGAAATCGTGAAATATGAATAGGTTAACCCGAAACAAGGTGATTTCACGATTTCAAAGGCATCGCTGTCGCTCCTCCAGAAGATACATTCCCTCTTTTCATTATCGATTTATATAAGTTAAGGGATGCCCCATTAAGTTACTTATGGGACATCCCTTTTGGCATTTAATCGGATGATCATAACCGATTTAAACAAATTTAAATACTGAATCCACAGGAATGAAATGGACTGGAACGGTAGCAAACATCTTACTAAGCCGTTCGGCTAGTCGTTTCATGCCAGGCTGTTCGCTTTCTAGGTGACCGAGAACGAGAAGCGCTTTGTCCTCGCCCATATGGACAGCATCTCTTACATACTCAGGCGTCTCCCACTCTGGACCCTCTCCGTAAACAATTAGATCCAATCGATGCTGTTCGAACAATGGGATCGCTAGCTCACTCCCCCCTCTGTTGCCCACAAGCAGACCGATTCTGCTACAGCTCTTAGTCAGGTCGCCTACGACACGAAGGGTACTGATACCGAGACGCATCTTGACATATTCCGCAGTTTCACTAACCGAAATGGCGGGTATCGTAACGACCGTAGCCGTTGGGAAAGTTTCATTAACATAGGGCTCCCAATCCAATGCTCGGATCAATCCTTCCATAATGGCGTCAGGATAATTGCGATGCAAGAAGTCGTGAACGCGATAGACAGCGAGATCGTTTTGTTCAATAAACTGTTTCTTCGCCTTGAATACAGATTCATCCGCATGAATCTGCAAGGAATGATGGTGGCTGTAAAACGCCCCTTCATGTGTAAGAATCAGGTTAGCTCCGAAACGATGTGCCTGCTCCAGAACATGCTGAGTCACCATAAACGTGACAGCGATGCCACTAACGATCGTTCTGTCGTTTCCAAAAAGTAATTTGTCCACACTGTTTGGAACTGCAGTAGCGGGCGCGGTTAAGGCATCCAACACATCCTGAATAATGATAGTCATGCGATCCCCCCCTATAAGCTTAAATATTAATAAATATGGCGGCCGTAATCGTCCGAAATCCCGGATTTGCGATTAAAGTAAGTGTTCACAATATCACGCCATTCTAAGGCATGCTCCGCTTGATGTATGAGTCGCTCTCGCACTTGCTGATACCTGTCTCTATCAATCTTGTTCTCTATTGAATCCCATAATACAATCATATTAGCTGCCCGATCCGCTCCACTGAAATGCGAATCGTAAATATGCTGGATGACCGTCTTACCGCTCTTTAGCATATGAGTATACGGGACATGGTGGAAAAACAGCAGTAGCTCATCCGGACAGTGCTCAGTCGTTTCGAATATTTGCGATACTGGAGAATGGTATTGCCCAGTGTATCCTGTTCCAGATTGCATAGAACGGTCGACTCCTATCCCATTGCAATCCGCATAGTGATAGGTACCCCATTTAGAATATTCATAACCATCTATGTTAGGACCGTAATGATGCCCCGGTTCGACCATCCAACCCACACCAAGTGGTGATGTATATTGTTCGTATATCTCGTAAGAACTAAGAAGTATCTCAAGAATAACTCGCTCTAATTCGTCTTCCGATCCGAATGTCATCCGTATCCATTCCTGCGCTATCTGTTCTGAGCTTAAACTCGAATTCCACGCTAGGCGTGCATAACCGTACCAATTAGCTTGAGCGAGCACATGACCCGTCCAGTTCGCGTCATTGCCAATATTCGCAACCGCGGCTAATCCTCCCCGCTTTCTTCCAGATAAGGTGCCACTTGCAGCCTTCGAGACGGTCGAACCTTCCCCTTGTGCGTAGGTGTCGAAATCAAGTACCTGTTTCCACTGTGGAACCAAATAACAGAGATGCCTCTGTTGTCCCGTATACTCCTGAGTGATCTGTAGCTCCAGTAATTGATTTGTTCTCTTTAACCCACCGAACAATGGGGATGCGGGCTCTCTGACTTGAAAATCCATGGGTCCATTTTTGATCTGCAGCAAAACGTTATCTCGGAAAGTGCCGTCTAGAGGCATGAAATGATCGTAAGCAGCACGTGCCCGATCCGTCGTACGATCTCGCCAATCCTGCATACAGTTATAGACGAAACAGCGCCATATGACTTCGCCTCCAAATGGTT is from Candidatus Cohnella colombiensis and encodes:
- a CDS encoding sugar ABC transporter permease, whose amino-acid sequence is MSQTATIPASSLDTPSKRPPAKWKKHLWGYLFLLPAAIVFFVFLWMPISKGIYFSLFHIDFVKGNAFVGWDNYERIFKDPEVIIAIKNTLYYMALGLLIGFWVPVFFAIAISEMRRFQGFARIAAYLPYVVPFVVLYGLWRWLYDPVGPINGIITKLGFDAILFLPDKAWSMISIVIMETWQSFGSALLIYLAAVMSVPRDWYEAAEIDGAGVWKRIRYVTLPAIKNQIILLFLLQLIATSQNFQTQYALLEGGPNNATLTYALLVVRYAFTRQDYGTASALGVLMFLVLGILAVIQYRMSNKEGA
- a CDS encoding extracellular solute-binding protein translates to MRKLSIIIACLVAFSLVLAACGGKSNNTPTASQPASSKPADSSSASNPDPVVDPTQIKATISIYYPTPDQTEKRAIEDDKIKRFNAVYPNVEIVKSDWQYNPNEIGIKMGANEAPTLFNTYATEGKFLAEKGWAADITALFDSYDKKDQLNPILLNQFNIGGKIYAIPQQGYVVGTVVNTKMLKDKGVTVPPLDWTWDDVLTTAKAVADPAKGISGIAPMGKGNEAGWNWTNFLFEAGGEIQSDEGGKVTATFNSEAGLKALQFYQSLKDASVIPADWALGWGDAVGAFAQGRTAMVIAGPDGPLDQGLNQGGMGLEDLVVYPMPAASAGGKHTGVLGGDFLVINPNASPEEQQMAFQYAVFDYFSDAGLASLETNISAFKTDNKFFVPPVIQYFKQDSEYGAKVKAVYDKYDNVYQYSNELMGLLDGKPEAQFNTQDYYAAMTNVIQEVFSKKDVDLKAQLDAAAKTVQEKFFDQIKL
- a CDS encoding carbohydrate ABC transporter permease → MKTHERGIVSNYDLKVPSKRIVYYLMLLCVLLMVCTMLYPMFVILFNGLKLNTEVNAFPPTFVPTEFHFENYKKAWSYIDLPMFARNTLFIFAGNMVMTVFVVGFASFSLSRLNVPYKNVIQYFFLFTLFIPPTTYIIPNFLNLRDLGLMNSFFALWLPAGANAFFLLLLKTFFDGINMEMFESGRIDGASELRLFLQIAFPLSIPIFATLAIFVFSTAWNDWYWPSLILSSNDRYPLATAIYKYVFNARRLDLNLRFAILTMITFPPVIVFLFFQKYIVRGLYMGGVKG
- a CDS encoding response regulator, producing the protein MYNILIVDDEPLICRGLASLLEVSGLNIQHVYTAHNGYEALDYLKIENIDLLITDIQMGAMSGIELMQQAKIFKPWVQVIVISAHETFQYAQLAIRLGARDYLIKPLNSDQLLHSVRNVLLNMDRPVQDHSELISDLREHFHMEQPQPTRANILNQLVQQGRIETTAEALLLEQQNGIELKGPYYAMIKIRMDLDASNKSAIRDEKDVQLLQYAMLNIVNELLDKEWKHYSFYSSDRDISIIIQWEEAEYGDSSVDKMNQLEMVGRSLHFNIVKFLGLQSVVGISQILKGREFIPELNNQVDKAIVWNREHTDHHVFYFGDFKWELITEDPSEEDIATQNNLIVEQAQQFINANYAQKGLTLNEIAQKNHVSPNYLSYLFKKNTGINLWEYVIKLRMEESKRLILKSDLRRYEISEKVGYESPEHFSKIFKKYFGISPSEMKK
- a CDS encoding discoidin domain-containing protein; the protein is MFNQGAAFLRITNSIEGEKCVIKPKMQSKVTWIVSGFIVVLLGVALLLIYAPFKSVASFTKDNGLIIVKHSNYEIAFYEDNGAIAYLNNASTGENVTLGNRENTLWWAFLQDDKSLNGKQAAEFSYDWSRQKGQLSFHYGGVVGVDVKVRFSEDSRIYFTAEVDNQSNQPIKSFRFPNELKVQSNVVQDALLPMLPGAKLKDAFFKESNSYQDQYPGVMFAPYVGLRTSGGDLALYDLHDDVVATVDLGFKNQVDDSGKTGIVHNYKTWINPQMKWTSPSVVLELGGYESTIASFRELSKIDEYRALSDKLGEQKEQYYQSPFYKLDISAIKDGSWSNLTNNYVNKLNYEGVLHLVGFQKGGHDENYPDFYPPDAQWGGEPAFKAFVKGAKDKGNLVIPYTNMSWWGNHSPTLAKLPSGTTMEDLIVRKDNGAMMQEDYGRHSGFVVNTGHPFFAERTAIEHQKLIQEAGFNGIFEDQWGIRNSPYVFNESIPEGTDPSSAYFQGVRNYFKALTYPMYMEDGTDVLANDAVGFMGSTYLWDTLGYRKNTAMYTEYYPMASMLLRDKVMLFHHDLAAETMTDDPDMLRWNLAMGYNLSTDLFNGVSNPWIDLTGIYQKYILSSYVDALVQSYEQVTPTVTRTNFGKAVVTANWDKQQTYNVDGNTTLAPGGYEVIVAEANRRAGSYSRLNGLELDEGEHHIVQVRNKDKIVIYQPIGADTTLRIEQGAGWPHAIATAYQANGKKIADLAVKEQAGFVEFDYIALIKDQKVAYVELTSSEAAIQVKETFEKVKVQMNVAVGQKVFATSMTAEPFAPEFAVDGDPYTYWESTSQKFPQSLTLDLGAEKTISKLILKLPPQDAWEARDQEIEVLVSADGNTFRTLIPSKAYTFDPKKANEVVIELGETHTRFVRLTVVTNTAWPAAQISEVEAY